The following DNA comes from Lentibacillus sp. Marseille-P4043.
TTTGTTAAAAAATCGAGCATTATTCAATACACAAAGTCTTCCCTCCTGCAAGCTTCTGAGGCGATCATAACCTTAGCAGAAGTAGAGGGTCTAACCGCACATGCTAATGCGATTCAAATAAGAAAGGATGCTGACAATGCGTAGCAGCTCTATTCAACGAAACACTGCTGAAACTGCGATTGAATTAACTTTTAATATTGACGGTGTTGGTGAAGCCCGTATAGATACAGGGATTGGTTTTTTCAATCATATGCTGACATTGATGACGAAGCATGGATTATTCGATTTAGCCATCACATGTAATGGTGATCTGGATGTCGATCAACACCATTCCATTGAGGATATCGGCATCGTGCTTGGGCAAGCCTTCCATGAATCTTTAGGGAGGAAAGAAGGAATCAACCGGTATGCAACGATAACAACCCCAATGGATGAGGCTTTATCTACACTCTCATTGGATATAAGTGGACGTCCACACCTTGTTTACCACGTTGAAGGGCTAAAGGATAAAATTGGTGTATTTGATACCGAGCTGGTTGAAGAGTTTTTCCGAGCATTTGTTAATCATGCAAAGGTAACCCTGCATGTCAATCTACTATATGGAAAAAATAGCCATCATATCGTTGAATCTATTTTCAAAGGATTTGGACGTGTACTTGATGAAGCTACCATGGAGAACCCGCGTATCAAAGGTATTCCGTCAACAAAGGGGTCCTTGTGACAAGAAGGAGATATAATAAATGATTGCAATTATAGATTACGGTGCAGGGAATATTAAAAGTTTACAATCTGCGTTAACCAAACTAAATTTGGAATCTTGCTTAACCAACGATAAACAAACCATTACAAACAGTAAAGCTATTATTCTACCAGGAGTCGGTGCTTTTAAAGATGCAATCGATGCACTGAATCAATATGGATTGGTAGAAATACTGCAACAGCAAGCCAAGATAGGAAAGCCTATTCTTGGTATCTGCCTTGGCATGCAATTACTTTATGAAAAAAGCCTGGAGAACGGCGAATGGGATGGTTTGAACATTCTTGAGGGCATCATAAAACGAATGGATGACTCGGTCAAGGTGCCGCATATGGGTTGGAACACACTCGCTAAACAAAAGCAGTGCTCCCTATTAACCAATATCGATGACCAGGCATTTGTCTATTTTGTCCACTCCTACTATGTTGACAAAATGCCGGCTGATCAGCTTGTAAGCAGTTGCCACTATGGTGTAGAAATCCCTGCGATTGTACAAAAAAACAACATATTTGGGATGCAATTTCATCCAGAGAAGAGCGGAAAGAACGGACTAATGCTATTGAAAAATTTCGGGGAGATGATTTGATGATCCTTTTTCCAGCAATCGATATTCGTAATGGAAAATGTGTACGTTTGATTCAAGGCGACTACGCAAAAGAAAAAGTCTATAGTGATTCTCCAACAAATATAGCCCTTCAATGGGAAAAACAACAAGCAGAATATCTTCATATTGTTGATCTTGATGGCGCAAAAACTGGCGATCCGATGAACAGCGCCACAATCCAATCGATCGTAAATAATACAGTTATCCCGATTCAGATCGGGGGCGGCATTCGTTCCATGGATATTATCGAAACGTATTTATCCCTAGGTGTCAATCGAGTCATTATCGGAACAGCAGCCATAAACGATAAAGTATTCTTACAGAGAGCAGTTGAAAAATACAAGGATAAAATCGCTGTCTCCATTGATGCTCGAAATGGCTATGTTGCTACAAATGGCTGGGTGGAAATGAGTAACGTAAAAGCGATAGATCTTGTAAAGGAACTAGAACAATTCGGCATTGGTACTGTTATTTATACAGATATTCTGAAAGATGGGATGGTATCTGGGCCGAATTTTTCCGAACTACGAGCAATGAACGAAGCGACCTCGATTAACATCATCGCATCTGGTGGCGTGTCAAGTAAAGACGATATTGAGCGATTAAGATCATTGGACTTATATGGTGCTATTATCGGAAAGGCATTATATGATGGTTCATTGTCATTCCAATCGCTAATGGAGGGACAGT
Coding sequences within:
- the hisB gene encoding imidazoleglycerol-phosphate dehydratase HisB, translated to MRSSSIQRNTAETAIELTFNIDGVGEARIDTGIGFFNHMLTLMTKHGLFDLAITCNGDLDVDQHHSIEDIGIVLGQAFHESLGRKEGINRYATITTPMDEALSTLSLDISGRPHLVYHVEGLKDKIGVFDTELVEEFFRAFVNHAKVTLHVNLLYGKNSHHIVESIFKGFGRVLDEATMENPRIKGIPSTKGSL
- the hisA gene encoding 1-(5-phosphoribosyl)-5-[(5-phosphoribosylamino)methylideneamino]imidazole-4-carboxamide isomerase — its product is MILFPAIDIRNGKCVRLIQGDYAKEKVYSDSPTNIALQWEKQQAEYLHIVDLDGAKTGDPMNSATIQSIVNNTVIPIQIGGGIRSMDIIETYLSLGVNRVIIGTAAINDKVFLQRAVEKYKDKIAVSIDARNGYVATNGWVEMSNVKAIDLVKELEQFGIGTVIYTDILKDGMVSGPNFSELRAMNEATSINIIASGGVSSKDDIERLRSLDLYGAIIGKALYDGSLSFQSLMEGQY
- the hisH gene encoding imidazole glycerol phosphate synthase subunit HisH, which codes for MIAIIDYGAGNIKSLQSALTKLNLESCLTNDKQTITNSKAIILPGVGAFKDAIDALNQYGLVEILQQQAKIGKPILGICLGMQLLYEKSLENGEWDGLNILEGIIKRMDDSVKVPHMGWNTLAKQKQCSLLTNIDDQAFVYFVHSYYVDKMPADQLVSSCHYGVEIPAIVQKNNIFGMQFHPEKSGKNGLMLLKNFGEMI